From the Phreatobacter oligotrophus genome, one window contains:
- a CDS encoding MetQ/NlpA family ABC transporter substrate-binding protein produces the protein MTTFIDRRTLLAGAAAGLVAAPAIVRAQARTALRVGVTAGPHAQILEAVKPVAAARGLDLRIVEFSDYILPNAALAGGDLDVNSYQHKPFLDQQNADRKYGLVGVGFTVNFPIGVYSKKHKSFAEVPAGGQVSIPNDPTNGARALLLFQDKGIIKLKDGVGLKPTVADIIQNEKRLRFIELEAAQTARSLDDVAAAVINTNYALSVGLNPGRDAILREDPKGPYVNLIAVREADKDKPWVKPFVESYQSAEVKAFIERTFQGSVLPSW, from the coding sequence ATGACCACGTTCATCGACCGCCGCACGCTCCTCGCCGGCGCCGCTGCCGGCCTCGTTGCCGCCCCCGCCATCGTCCGGGCCCAGGCCCGCACGGCGCTGCGCGTCGGCGTCACCGCCGGCCCGCACGCCCAGATCCTCGAGGCGGTGAAGCCGGTTGCCGCCGCCCGGGGCCTCGACCTCAGGATCGTCGAGTTCTCGGACTACATCCTGCCGAATGCGGCGCTGGCCGGTGGCGACCTCGACGTCAATTCCTACCAGCACAAGCCCTTCCTCGATCAGCAGAATGCCGACCGGAAATACGGCCTCGTCGGCGTCGGCTTCACCGTCAACTTCCCGATCGGCGTCTATTCGAAGAAGCACAAGAGCTTCGCGGAGGTGCCGGCCGGCGGGCAGGTGTCGATCCCCAACGACCCGACCAATGGCGCCCGCGCGCTGCTGCTCTTCCAGGACAAGGGCATCATCAAGCTGAAGGACGGCGTCGGCCTGAAGCCGACCGTCGCCGACATCATCCAGAACGAGAAGCGCCTGCGCTTCATCGAGCTGGAGGCGGCGCAGACGGCCCGTTCGCTGGACGATGTGGCGGCCGCCGTCATCAACACCAACTACGCGCTGTCCGTCGGCCTCAATCCCGGCCGTGACGCCATCCTGCGCGAGGACCCGAAGGGCCCTTACGTGAACCTCATCGCCGTGCGCGAGGCGGACAAGGACAAGCCCTGGGTGAAGCCCTTCGTCGAGAGCTACCAGTCGGCGGAGGTGAAGGCCTTCATCGAGCGGACCTTCCAGGGCTCGGTGCTGCCGTCCTGGTGA
- a CDS encoding methionine ABC transporter permease — translation MSPEIARLLVEALGQTLYMVAAAGLIGTALGLPLGVFLATSGRGELFEAVALNRVLGLIVNATRSTPFIILVVAIIPFTRLVAGTSIGTTAAIVPLTVAATPFIARIIEAAIREVDAGLIEASRAMGATPLQIVRKVLLPEALPAIVLGLTLTAVSLIGYSAMVGAVGGGGLGDLGIRFGYQRFMPEVMAAVVIVLIALVQAVQSLGDWIARRVNKRLRSA, via the coding sequence ATGTCGCCTGAGATCGCACGACTGCTCGTCGAGGCCCTCGGCCAGACGCTCTACATGGTGGCCGCCGCCGGCCTGATCGGCACGGCGCTCGGCCTGCCGCTCGGCGTGTTCCTCGCGACCTCCGGGCGCGGGGAGCTGTTTGAGGCGGTGGCGCTCAACCGGGTGCTCGGCCTCATCGTCAATGCCACGCGCTCGACGCCCTTCATCATCCTGGTGGTGGCGATCATCCCGTTCACGCGGCTGGTCGCCGGCACCTCGATCGGTACGACGGCGGCCATCGTGCCGCTGACGGTCGCGGCGACGCCCTTCATCGCCCGCATCATCGAGGCGGCCATCCGCGAGGTCGATGCAGGCCTGATCGAGGCCTCGCGCGCGATGGGCGCAACGCCGCTGCAGATCGTCCGGAAGGTGCTGCTGCCCGAGGCGCTGCCGGCCATCGTCCTCGGCCTGACGCTCACCGCCGTCAGTCTCATCGGCTACTCGGCCATGGTGGGGGCGGTCGGCGGCGGCGGCCTCGGCGATCTCGGCATCCGCTTCGGCTACCAGCGCTTCATGCCCGAGGTCATGGCGGCCGTCGTCATCGTCCTCATCGCCCTCGTCCAGGCCGTGCAGAGCCTCGGCGACTGGATCGCCCGGCGCGTCAACAAGCGCCTGCGCTCCGCCTGA
- a CDS encoding methionine ABC transporter ATP-binding protein: MNALTPFPDAVPLAAASPPPDHREDASRPHGAAIAFSGVTKRFAATGAAAEVVALDDVTLDVAPGSITGIIGRSGAGKSTLLRTINGLDRPTAGTVRIDGLDVGALDGGDLRALRREIGMIFQHFALLSSRTVFDNIALPLELAGTPRDEITRRVDELIELVGLTDKRGRYPAELSGGQKQRVGIARALATRPRVLLSDEATSALDPETTHSILALLKRINALTGVTIVLITHEMQVIKAICDRVAVIEAGRIIEAGDVYEVFARPQAETTRNFVASVTGAALPEAIAARLRPDPEGASQTVLRIVFTGENATAPVISRLSRSLDVDVTVLAGQVDAIAGKPFGNLIVAIPARPDVVDAVVALAGAHGLQAEVLGHVA; this comes from the coding sequence ATGAACGCCCTCACGCCTTTTCCCGACGCGGTCCCGCTGGCGGCCGCGTCACCCCCGCCTGATCACCGCGAGGATGCCTCTCGCCCGCACGGCGCGGCGATCGCCTTCTCCGGCGTCACCAAGCGTTTCGCCGCCACAGGCGCTGCCGCCGAGGTCGTCGCGCTCGACGATGTCACGCTCGACGTCGCGCCGGGATCGATCACCGGCATCATCGGCCGTTCCGGCGCCGGCAAGTCGACGCTGCTGCGCACGATCAACGGCCTCGACCGTCCGACCGCCGGCACGGTGCGGATCGACGGCCTCGATGTCGGCGCGCTCGACGGCGGCGACCTCAGGGCGCTCCGGCGGGAGATCGGCATGATCTTCCAGCATTTCGCCCTGCTCTCCTCGCGCACGGTGTTCGACAACATCGCGCTGCCGCTGGAACTCGCCGGGACACCGCGCGACGAGATCACCCGGCGCGTCGATGAGCTCATCGAGCTCGTTGGCCTCACCGACAAGCGCGGCCGCTATCCTGCCGAACTCTCCGGCGGGCAGAAGCAGCGTGTCGGCATCGCCCGGGCGCTGGCGACGCGGCCGCGCGTGCTGCTCTCGGACGAGGCGACCTCCGCCCTCGATCCGGAGACGACGCATTCGATTCTCGCCCTGCTCAAGCGCATCAACGCGCTGACCGGCGTGACGATCGTGCTGATCACCCACGAGATGCAGGTCATCAAGGCAATCTGCGACCGCGTGGCGGTGATCGAGGCGGGCCGCATCATCGAGGCGGGCGATGTCTACGAGGTCTTCGCCCGGCCCCAGGCCGAGACGACCCGCAACTTCGTCGCCTCGGTGACGGGCGCGGCCCTGCCGGAGGCGATCGCCGCACGGCTGAGGCCCGATCCCGAGGGCGCCAGCCAGACCGTGCTGCGCATCGTCTTCACCGGCGAGAACGCCACGGCGCCGGTCATCTCGCGGCTGTCGCGCTCGCTCGATGTCGACGTGACGGTCCTCGCCGGCCAGGTCGACGCCATCGCCGGCAAGCCCTTCGGCAATCTCATCGTCGCGATCCCGGCGCGCCCGGATGTCGTGGACGCCGTGGTGGCGCTGGCCGGCGCCCACGGCCTGCAGGCGGAGGTGCTCGGCCATGTCGCCTGA
- a CDS encoding Lrp/AsnC family transcriptional regulator, which translates to MDAIDRKILTILQEDVSISIAELASRVHLSQTPCWKRIQKLEANGVIQKRVALVSPEKLGLGLTVFVSIETADHSKDWLAQFAETVAAMPEVMEFYRMAGDVDYMLRVVVTDMAAYDTFYKRLIDKVPLKNVTSRFAMERIKATTAYAVPPAPRPAEA; encoded by the coding sequence ATGGACGCCATCGACCGCAAGATCCTGACCATCCTCCAGGAGGATGTCAGCATTTCCATCGCGGAACTCGCCTCGCGGGTCCACCTGTCGCAGACCCCCTGCTGGAAGCGCATCCAGAAGCTGGAGGCGAATGGCGTCATCCAGAAGCGTGTCGCGCTGGTCTCGCCGGAGAAGCTCGGGCTGGGGCTGACGGTCTTCGTGTCGATCGAGACGGCCGACCATTCGAAGGACTGGCTGGCCCAGTTCGCCGAGACGGTAGCGGCGATGCCCGAGGTCATGGAGTTCTACCGGATGGCCGGCGACGTCGACTACATGCTGCGCGTCGTGGTCACCGACATGGCCGCCTATGACACGTTCTACAAGCGGCTCATCGACAAGGTGCCGCTGAAGAACGTCACGTCGCGCTTCGCCATGGAGCGCATCAAGGCGACGACGGCCTATGCCGTGCCGCCGGCCCCGCGGCCGGCCGAGGCCTGA
- a CDS encoding ornithine cyclodeaminase family protein, with protein MTSTGPDSLLYLSRADVAACGVTPEALEDGLTQAFQRRAAGRAWSHRKVTIPAGGRNVFRGKGGVMDEPAFGAFKWFGYFPGNERAGLPDFMPTILLSEATTGQLVAIIDGIWISEIRTALISLIAARHMARPGSRRIGFLACGAQARSHLAVFSKALPLTEVVAYSRRIETAEAFARGAREAGLDARAVTDPREAIAGCDIVVSSIPHGATATGQLDAGWVDPGTFVASVDLGFGWRRDSLAAFDRTVTDDHEQSTTGPGGTLNYDGPFFAELSELVAGAKPGRESSAERNALIFSGTGLADLAAAVIVYEAARAKGIGTWLQR; from the coding sequence ATGACATCCACCGGACCGGACAGCCTTCTCTATCTCTCGCGCGCCGACGTGGCCGCTTGCGGCGTGACGCCCGAGGCCCTCGAGGACGGGCTGACCCAGGCCTTCCAGCGCCGGGCCGCCGGCCGCGCCTGGTCGCACCGCAAGGTCACGATCCCCGCCGGTGGCCGCAACGTCTTCCGCGGCAAGGGGGGCGTCATGGACGAGCCGGCCTTCGGCGCCTTCAAATGGTTCGGCTATTTTCCGGGCAATGAGCGCGCCGGCCTGCCGGACTTCATGCCGACCATCCTGCTCAGCGAGGCGACGACGGGGCAGCTCGTCGCCATCATCGACGGCATCTGGATCTCCGAGATCCGCACCGCCCTCATCTCGCTCATCGCCGCCCGCCACATGGCCCGACCGGGGTCCCGCCGCATCGGCTTCCTCGCCTGTGGCGCCCAGGCCCGCAGCCATCTCGCGGTCTTCTCGAAGGCTCTGCCGCTCACCGAGGTCGTCGCCTACAGCCGCCGCATCGAGACGGCGGAAGCCTTCGCGCGAGGCGCGCGCGAGGCCGGGCTCGATGCCCGCGCCGTCACCGACCCGCGCGAGGCCATCGCGGGCTGCGATATCGTCGTCTCGTCCATCCCGCATGGCGCGACGGCCACCGGTCAGCTCGATGCCGGATGGGTCGACCCCGGCACCTTCGTCGCCTCCGTCGATCTCGGTTTTGGCTGGCGCCGCGACAGCCTCGCGGCCTTCGACCGCACCGTGACGGACGACCACGAGCAGAGCACCACCGGGCCGGGCGGCACGCTCAACTATGACGGTCCCTTCTTCGCCGAGCTGTCGGAACTCGTCGCTGGCGCGAAGCCGGGCCGCGAGAGCTCCGCCGAGCGCAATGCGCTGATTTTCTCCGGCACGGGACTTGCTGACCTTGCCGCGGCGGTGATCGTCTATGAGGCGGCCCGCGCAAAGGGCATCGGCACCTGGCTCCAGCGCTGA